The DNA segment TCCCGCTTCATTCCGCTTGTTGCAACGCTATGAAACCACTGCGGTATTCCAGCTCGAATCCCGTGGTATGAAGGATTTGATTAAGCGTCTGCAACCCGACTGCTTCGAAGATATGATCGCACTCGTGGCACTGTTCCGCCCGGGGCCTCTGCAATCGGGAATGGTGGATAACTTTATCGAGCGTAAGCATGGTCGTGAAGAGGTGTCTTACCCTGATTCTCAATACCAGCATGAATCCTTGAAGGAGCTGTTGTCGCCCACCTACGGCATTATTTTGTACCAAGAGCAGGTAATGCAGATTGCGCAGGTGCTATCGGGTTATACCTTAGGCGGCGCGGACATGCTGCGCCGTGCTATGGGTAAGAAAAAGCCCGAGGAGATGGCCAAACAGCGCGGTACCTTTAAAGAAGGGGCGATTAAGAACGGCGTCGACGGCGAGTTGGCGATGAAAATCTTCGACTTAGTGGAAAAGTTTGCGGGCTACGGCTTTAACAAATCCCACTCCGCTGCGTACGCGCTCGTGTCCTATCAAACCCTGTGGCTCAAGACTCACTTCCCGTCGCAGTTTATGGCGGCGGTAATGTCTGCCGATATGGACAACACAGACAAAATCGTCACCCTAGTGGATGAATGTGAGCGCATGGGACTCACTATTATTCCGCCGGATGTGAACAAAGGTCTGTTTAAGTTTACCGTCGATGACGATCTGCGTATCGTCTACGGCATCGGCGCCATCAAAGGTGTGGGTGAGGGGCCGGTTGAGTCCATTCTTGAGGCGCGTAAGGACGGCCCCTTTAAAGATTTATTCGACTTTTGCGCCCGTATCGATCTTAAAAAACTTAACAAGCGGGTGATTGAAAAGCTTATCTGCGCGGGTGCCTTAGATGCGCTTGGGCCGCACCGCGCCTCTATGATGGCCACCTTGCCTGAGGCGATAAGCGCCGCCGATCAGCATGCGAAGGCCGAGGCCATCGGCCAGCATGATATGTTTGGTCTGCTCAATAGCGACCCTGAGGACAGCAAGCAGCAGTTTGTCGAATGCACTCCGTGGCCGGATAAAATTTGGCTCGAAGGGGAGCGCGAGACCTTAGGTCTATATTTAACTGGTCACCCGATTAATCAATACCTTAAAGAGCTCAAGCATTACACTTCTGGGCGCTTAAAGGATGTGCATCCAACCGATCGCGGTAAAACTGTGAAGGCGGCAGGCCTTGTGGTTGCAACCCGGGTGATGCTCACTAAGCGTGGTTCAAAAATGGGCCTGCTGACGCTAGATGACAAGAGTGCGCGCCTCGAAGTGATGCTCTTTACCGAAGCCTTTGAGAAGTTTAACCATCTGCTCGAGAAGGACAGGATCCTGATCTGCGAAGGCGAAGTCAGCTTCGATGATTTTGCCGGTGGCAACCGTATGACGGCGCGCAACATTATCGATATCAGCGAGGCACGTAGCCACTTTGCCAGCGCTTTAGAAATCGATCTAGACGCTTCGCAGCTAACGCCTAGCGTGCTCGAAAGTATCGAGCAATCGATAAGCCCGTGGCGCAATGGTGCCGTACCCGTGGTGATTAACTACAGTCAAGCGCAGGCCAAGGGCCAATTTAGGTTGGCGGAACATTGGCGAGTGAACCCCAGCGATGAATTGGTGTTTGCCCTTGAGAGCCTGCTTGGGCCAAATAAGGTGCGGATTTTGTTCCCCTAATTGATAAGCTGACAAAGACTTGGGGTTGGTAGTGGATAATTGAGCATCAGCGAGTGATGGATTTTATAGGGTGAGTGCAATGGCGGCGATGGAACTGAGTGCCCATATAGCGCGATTTTTAGCGAGCTTACCGCAGCAAGCGGGGAGCAAGTTAGTCCTTGCTTACAGCGGCGGCGTCGATTCCGAAGTGCTCGCCTACGGTTTGAGCGAATTCGCCAAACATCACCCCGAGTTATATTATCAACTGATTTATGTGCACCATGGTTTGAGCCCTAATGCCGATGCTTGGGCCGAGCACTGCCAAACTCGCGCCGCCAGCTATGGTTTGCCAATCACGGTCGAGCGGGTGCAACTGACCCTAGGGCCGAGAGTGAGTGTTGAAGCCGAGGCACGAAAAATGCGTTATCAGGCGATATTGCAGCACCTTAAGCCTCAGGATGTGCTGCTGACCGCCCACCATGAAGATGACCAACTCGAGACGATTCTACTCGCCCTCAAACGCGGTCAGGGCCCCAAAGGATTAGCCGCCATGGGGCAAATCCAAATGCTCTCACTCGGCGAGAAGGGGCTTGCCTGCAAGCGCGTCCCTTACTCGATATTAGCCGTGAGCAGATTGAAGCTTTTGCCCAAACGCAGCAGTTAGTGCATATCGAAGATGAAAGTAATCAAGACGATAAATACGATCGTAACTTTTTACGCCTCGAGATTATCCCACGCCTAAAAGCACGTTGGCCCAGTATCGCCACCACCGCAAGTCGCAGCGCCCAGCTTTGCGCCGAGCAGCAGGCCATAGTGGATGCCGAGGTGAGTGAGCGTTTACCTAAGCTGTTAACCGAGGCGCCCTTTACCCAGCAAACCGTGCTTAAGCTTGATGCGCTCTCTACGCAAACCAGCGAATGGCAAGGATTACTGCTGCGGGGCTTTATCGAATCCCAAGGTTTTGCTTTGCCTTCCTATGTACAGCTACAGCAAATTCTGCAGCAGTTAATGGGGGCAAAAGAGGATGCCAAAGTGCAGCTTCAGATTGGTGACTGTCTGCTGCGCCGCTTTGCTGGCACGCTTTATCTGGATACGCTAAGCACCGCATCCACCGCGCCGCGAATCACAGCGCGCGAACTGCATCAAGATATTCTGGCTTTACTGACTCAAGCATCAACAATGGTTGAAGATAAAATGGCGCCATTTACCTTAGCGACCATGGGGCCTCGGCTGCGATTACCCAATGCGGATGAGGTGGTGAGCTTGCGTTATCAGCTGCCGGGACAATTTCGCTGTCAGCCGCATTTTCGCGATAAAGGGCGCGAGCTAAAAAACTCTGGCAAGAATGCGCTGTGCCGCCATGGTTACGTGCTGAGGTGGGGTTCTTGTTCTATAACGAGCGTTTAGTGATGGCGCTGGGACTCTGGGTCGAAAAGGCATTTTGTGCCCAAGGGGATGACGTCGGGCTTAAGTTTGATGGGCAGGCTATCGGATAGCAAAGTCTATTTGCCATGCTTTATCGCCAGTGAGCAGCATCCATGCTCGATTAAGACAGTTGGGTTGGGCTTAACTTGTAGCAATTACGGCCCGAAGCTTTGGCTTGATATAAGGTTTTATCCGCTTGCTCATAGAGTTGTTCAGCTTCCATGGTGTCGCTCGCCTCAGCCGCCCCGAGGCTACTGCTCACGCCAAATTGATGGAAGCTTGCATGGGCATTGGTCGCCGTGACAATACGTTCGCACAGTAAGCCCGCTGCATGAATATTACCTTGCACTATCACCACAAACTCGTCGCCCCCAATACGGAAAGCCTGATCGGTACTGCGGATACTGCTGCGGATAATGTCTCCAAACTCTTTCAAAATATAATCACCGCATTTGTGACCATATCTATCGTTAAGTTGCTTAAAATTATCCAAATCCAATACGATAAGTGACACCGCGCCCTGCTTTCTGTGGGCTCTGGCCACCGCATTTTTTAAACTTTGAGTGTAATAATGACGATTGCCAAGGCCTGTTAGGGAATCGAACATCGCCTGCATCGACATCTCTTGATACTGCATGGCATTTAATAATGGTTGCAGCAGCAAGGGCTCAATCTCTTGCAGGATAATGGTTTGCGAAGGCGTGAGCGGCGTCAGCAGTTGATACTGCAGTGTCAGTGGGGTGCCGCCACAGATGATCTGTCGTTTAAGACTGATCCCATAACGCTTACCCCAACTTAATTTTTGTTGTTCTGCTTGCAGGCGAACACCTTGGACGGGCAGATGTTGTCCTAGCACTTTGCCGTAGCAGGCAAAGACTGTCCGCGGATCTAAGCTCGCGTGCAGCTGCTGGATCACTTGCACTAAATCCAGTGGCGTAGATGCAGGACTGTATGCCTCTGTTTGATAGTTATATTCATCAGGATATAAGGTTGTCGCTAAGCCAAAGTCCATTATGATTACCCCAGCAAATGAAATGGCGATAAAAACTGTTACCTTGGTTAAGCAATATGTGTGCCGTGTTGTTTGCTAATAAAATTTGTCTTTGTATGTCACTCAGTTAAGCTTAAAGCGCACTCCCATATTTTTGACACGCCAGTTATTTGACAGGAGTTATCTCGCCTATGGAGCATGGTTTCTTAATCCAGATACTGCTGATGCTAGTGATTGCGATCGTTGCGATTGCCTTGCTGCGGCGTATCGGCTTGCCGGCGATTTTGGCGTATTTATTAACCGGTGTGGTGAGTGGGCCCAGTGGGTTCCATTGGTTTACCCAGCAGCAAATGCAGTCCGTCGCCGAGCTTGGGGTCGTGCTCTTGATGTTTACACTGGGACTCGAGTTTTCGGTCCCTCGGCTGTGGGCCATGCGCAGAACCGTATTTGGATTAGGTAGCGCGCAGGTGGTGGTGACCACAGTGTTGACTATGTTGATTGCGTTAGCTTGCGGCTTGAATGGCGTAGAATCTCTGGTCATCGGCGCAGCGATTGCACTTTCTTCCACCGCGATTGTACTCAAGCTACTTAACGAGCAGGGCTGGCTAAGGCGTCGCCATGGTGAGCTGTCGGTCAGTGTGTTGTTATTTCAGGATTTAGCCGTCGTTCCTCTGCTTATTTTGCTGCCATTGCTCGGGCAGAATGATGAGCCCTTGATGTTAGCGGCAATCGCCTTGGCGCTGCTGAAGGGGATTCTTGCTTTCTTCTTGCTGATGGCCTTAGGCAAATGGGCCTTACCTCGACTGTTTGATGAGGTGGCAAGATCCCGCTCCAATGAACTCTTTGTACTCTCGACGTTGGTAGTGGCCTTAGTCACGGGGGCTTTTACCCAGTGGTTAGGCTTGTCTATGGCACTAGGGGCATTTATGGCGGGAATGCTACTTGGCGAGAGTCAGTACCGCCGCCAGCTTGAGGCGGATATTCGGCCGTTTCGCGATTTACTCATGGGGCTGTTTTTTATCTCCATCGGTATGATGCTCGATTTCGCACTCGTTATTCAATTTTGGTGGCAGATTTTACTTATTCTGCTGGCGGTAGTCGTTGGCAAGGCGCTGATTATCCATGGCTTATTGCGACTGGTCGGAGAGCCTTTTCGGATTGCCATCAGCACGGCCTTGAGTCTGGCACAGGTCGGTGAATTCAGTTTTGTAGTGTTAGCCCTTGCGGTAAGTTATGGGCTATTGAGTAACGAGACCAGCACTATGTTGGTAATGGTCGCGGTATTGTCTATGAGCATTGCCCCTTGGTTGGTGCGCCATAGCGTGGATATTGCCAAGTGGCTGTTGGGGATCCGCCAGTCTGGGCATGTGGATGAAGTGGTGCCTATTATTACCGAGGATCACGATCTGGTGCTGATTTTAGGTTACGGCCGGGTTGGTCAAACCATAGCCCGGTTTTTAAAGACAGAAGCCGTGCCTTATTTAGTGCTCGATCTTGATCCCACTCGGGTGTCTGAGGCGCGCCGTGCGGGGGAGCCGATTTATTTTGGCGATGTGTGCAAGCGGGCGATCCTTAAGCAAGTGGGGATTAAACACGCCAAAATGATCGTGATCACCTTCTGTGAGACCCGCAGTTTAGAAGAAGCCTTACCCCTGTGTAAGCAGTTGGCGCCCGACGCCAAAATACTGGTCAGAACCCGCGATGACAGTGAATTAGATATGCTGCAAAAGGCGGGGGCGAATCAGGTGATCCCCGAATCCCTCGAGGGCAGTTTGATGTTGGTCTCGCAGGTGCTGCATCAATGTGGTGTGCCGCTGGCACGGATCCTCAAGCGACTGGAGTCGGAGCGGCGCAATCATTATCAATTTTTACACGGTTTCTTTTCGGGTACCGAAACGGATTTTACCTTAGAGTCGCTGCATGCCGTGTTGTTACACCGCGGCGCGGATGCCGTGGGCAAGCAAGTTGCCGATATCGATTGGGAATTGCTTCGGGTAGAGTTAAGAGCCATCCGCCGCAGCGGCGCCGAAGTTGAACATCCTGAGCAGGATTGGGTATTTCGCGCAGGTGATATTTTACTGATTGTGGGTAAACCTAGAAGATTAGAAAAAGCGGAAGCGAAATTATTACATGGCTAGGGCGTGTTGACGTTTCAGGGTTATTTTTGCAGCAATGTGGCTGGCTTTTATGCAAGGCAAAGTCCGTGCAGTGTAGTTATTCTACATAAACGGACGATAACGCAGCAAAAAAGCCAGCCAAATGCTGCCCGAAGTTCGTCTGGCAAGCCCTTGCTCTTTGTCACTCGTCATTTGAGTAGAATAACTACACATCATTCCTCGTTTCGCGAGCACGAGCTTGCCAGAACGAACAAAATTTAATCTCGAAACGTCAACACGCCCTAGTAGAGTTTACGACTAGGTAAAAAAACGAGAATTCCCAAAAGACACCAATAAAAAATGCCGACACTGAGTCGGCATTTTTGTCTGTAAACTTGTTGTTAATTAATCCCTTACGGGAGTTTAATTACAGAACAACAACGTTCGCAGCTTGAGGACCTTTTTGACCTTGTTCGACTTCGTAAGAAACCTTTTGGCCTTCGGCTAAAGTTTTAAAGCCTTCAGATACGATTGCGCGGAAGTGAACGAATGCGTCAGCGCCACCGTTATCAGGGGAAATAAAACCAAAACCTTTGTCTTCGTTAAACCATTTTACTATACCAGTAGTTTTAGACATGAATGTCTCCAAATTTTTATCAAAAATAATTCGCAACAATGCGGGACTTTAGCCAGAAATAGAATTATTTACATCGATGATAAGTTATGAGTGGAAAGCTTCATGACAGCAAACAAATTGCAGGATACAGCGAAGGTTTTCAAAAACATAATATTGCTTATAAATAGGTCTGACTCACAGGCCAAGACGCAGAATAACATACGCTGACTTTTTGTATAGCTTTATTTTTAATAAGGGCTTTCATATTTGAGTTTTTATGAAAAGTTATTGAAAAAATAAATATTTTTACTTTACGTATTCATGAGGATAGCAGTTTTCGGCATCCATAAGTCCTAAGTGAAAATAATTTATTAGCCAGACTCATTGTGGCAATAAAATCGCTTTTAATCTTCTCGCGGAGAATGGGTTTGTTGTCATCTTTCGTTACTTTATTAAATTGTTGTTGATTTTTGGTAGTGGTATTGTTTTCGCTCGGGATATTGTCCCATTGATGCTGATAATAACGACCAGTGGAGCGTGAATATTGAAAACGGTATTAAAACGAATTGGACTTGGCACACTCGCCATCGTGCTGTTGCTCGGGGCGCTCGCCGCCCATGAATGGTTTGCGAAAAAGCCTTTTTTCTTCCGTGCGTTTTTAGATAGAAGCATGGTCAAAATGGCATTCGAAAGCCCAGAGACCTTAACCTCCTTGGGATTTTTAGAATCCGTTGGCATCACTGGTCACAATGCCTTGCTCGACGATGATAGCCCTGCGGCCATGGATAAAACCTTTACCCAAGTCCGTGCCTTAAGGGATACCTTACTCAGCTACCAAGATACCGATCTGGATGATAATCAGCGCATTTCGAAGGACATCGCACTGTATCTGGCGGATTTTGCCTTGGCATCTGAACCCTATCGTTATCACAATTATCCAGTAAATCAGTTGTTTGGTGTGCAAAATGGTTATCCAAGCTTTATGCAGGCGCAGCACCAAGTTCACTCGGTTGAAGATGCTGAAAACTACCTATCACGCTTAATTGCGATGAAGACTAAATTTGGCCAAACCCTAGAAGGACTGAAGCTTCGAGAGGCTAAGGGCATTATTCCGCCTAAGTTTGTGATTGAGCGGGTGCTAACCGAGATGAATGACTTCATCAACGCGCCCGTCGAAGACAATATTCTCTATAGCTCCTTTAAGACTAAGCTCGCCGACACGCAAATCAGTGCCGATGAACAGGCGCGTTTGCTCGCGCAGGCAAAAGCCAATATCGAGTCCGACGTTAAACCGGCATATCGACTCTTTATCGATTACTTCACGGCGTTACAGGCCAAAGCAGGCACGGACGATGGTTATTGGGCCTTGCCGAATGGTGATGTGGCCTACGAGCAGTTGTTGAAGTTTTTTACCACCACAAATTACAGCGCCGATGAAATCCATGCTAAGGGATTAGCCGAGGTGAGCCGTATTCAGGACGAAATCATGACGATTTTGGCCGCGCAGGGATACGACACCAGCCAAGGATTCTCGGTGGCAATCGAAGCGCTGGCCGCCGATCCAAAGTTCTATTATGAAGATTCAGATGCAGGCCGAGCGCAGATCTTAGTGGATTACCAAAAATCCTCGATGAAGTGAATGCGGGCTTAGACAATGCCTTCCGTATTCGCCCTAAAGCGGGAATGGAAGTGGTGCGCATTCCTGAATTTAAAGAGAAAACTGCACCGGGCGCTTATTATCAGCAGCCGGCGATTGACGGTAGTCGTCCGGGACGTTTCTACGCCAACCTGTTCGACATCAAAGCGACCCCTAAATACGGCATGCGCACCTTGGCTTACCATGAGGGCATCCCTGGGCATCACTTCCAAATCGCGGTGGCGATGGAGTTAGAAGGACAACCGCTGATCCGCAAGATGGCGCCGTTTACGGCCTATATCGAAGGTTGGGCACTCTATTCTGAACGTTTAGCCTGGGAACTCGGTTTTCAGCAAGATCCCTTCGACAATATCGGTCGCTTACAGGCGGAGCTGTTTCGGGCCGTGCGCCTGGTTGTCGATACGGGAATTCACCATAGCCGCTGGACCCGTGAGCAAGCCATTGACTATATGAAACAAAACACTGGTATGTCCGACCGCGACGTGACTGCAGAAATCGAGCGTTATATCGTTATGCCCGGCCAAGCGACGGCCTATAAGGTGGGCATGATGAAAATTCTCGAGCTGCGGGAAAAAGCCAAACAAGCCCTAGGTGATAAATTCGATTTACGGGATTTTCACGATGTAGTGCTGAAAAATGGTGCCGTTCCCTTAGATATTCTAGAAAAATTAGTGGACCGTTATATCGCCGAAAAACGCAGCCAAGCCTAAGCTTGCGTAAGCTAACGACCCGCAGCTGAGCCTGCGGGTATGTTATCCGGCTCTCGTATGTGAGTCCTATTCTGGCTTTCCCCATTCGGTTTCAATACAATTCTCCCTTACACGTTGATAAATGCCTTAGACAATCATGGTTTATTGTCCGTCGAGGTATTTTTGAGTTTCAAGGTTTTGCAGATGAATCGCTTGTCCCCCAAGAGCCAATCCAATTGACTCAAACGGCTATTGAGTCCTTATTCACGCCGCCGACACTGATGCGCGCCCGTGATTATGTGATGCAGGGGAGGGTGTTAAGCGCGAAAGCCAATGCCGATTTTCGCCATATCGAAGGCACAGTCACGGGCACGGAAACCACGCCCTATCGTCAGGATATTCGTCTGGTCAGTGTCAATCATAAGCTAGTGATGAATGGCTTTTGTTCCTGCCCTGCTAGCGGTAACTGCAAGCATATGGCCGCGGTGCTCTACAGTCTGCTTACGGATAAGACCGTTGAGGACCAACGTATTGCCCAGTGGTTACACCTGCTCGATGAAGCCGATGACCCCAATGTGAATGATGTCGAATCCCTCTACGATGACAGGGTGCTGTATATCCTTTCAAAGGACGATAACGGGGTGTTTATCGAGCTTAGGCGTGGCAAGCTTGGCAAGAAGGGTGGTTACAACAAGGGCACTAAGATTGCGCTCTCGGACGTGCAATATTATATGCCCGCTTGGATTGGCGCCGAGGATGTGCTGATCTTAAATCTTATCATGTCGACCAGACGCCACGGCGCATCGCGCCTGTATCTTAAGGCGCAGCTAGGGGCGGTAGCGATTGAGAAAATGCTCGCCACCGAGCGCTGTTTCTGGGAGGAGAGCCGCCTCGCATTAACTGCAGGTGAGGCCATTACACCGCAATTTCTCTGGCAAGATATCGACAGCGAACACAAGCAAATGCGCCTCGTATTACCCGAGCGGGATAACTGGGAACTCGTGCCGACAGAGCCGCCTTACTATATCGAGCTGGATTATTTTCATATTGGCGCTATCGATACCGACATTAGCGTCGATAAGCTGCGGCTACTTAGCCAAATGCCGCCCGTGCCGAGCACTCAGGTTGAATTGGTGAGCCATCGACTGATCAAGCATTTTTCGGCGCGTACTGTGCCGCCGCCAAGTGCGATTGATTTTGTCGAGCTAAGAGATGAGTTACAGCTTCGTTTGACGCTTAAGGTCGTCCCCGCAGCCACAATGCCACCTGGCAGTACTCTGTCAGCAGCAACGGAGACTCGCATCGCCCAGCCTTATCTGGCGCTGGAGTTTGTC comes from the Shewanella seohaensis genome and includes:
- the dgcS gene encoding diguanylate cyclase DgcS translates to MDFGLATTLYPDEYNYQTEAYSPASTPLDLVQVIQQLHASLDPRTVFACYGKVLGQHLPVQGVRLQAEQQKLSWGKRYGISLKRQIICGGTPLTLQYQLLTPLTPSQTIILQEIEPLLLQPLLNAMQYQEMSMQAMFDSLTGLGNRHYYTQSLKNAVARAHRKQGAVSLIVLDLDNFKQLNDRYGHKCGDYILKEFGDIIRSSIRSTDQAFRIGGDEFVVIVQGNIHAAGLLCERIVTATNAHASFHQFGVSSSLGAAEASDTMEAEQLYEQADKTLYQAKASGRNCYKLSPTQLS
- a CDS encoding monovalent cation:proton antiporter family protein — protein: MEHGFLIQILLMLVIAIVAIALLRRIGLPAILAYLLTGVVSGPSGFHWFTQQQMQSVAELGVVLLMFTLGLEFSVPRLWAMRRTVFGLGSAQVVVTTVLTMLIALACGLNGVESLVIGAAIALSSTAIVLKLLNEQGWLRRRHGELSVSVLLFQDLAVVPLLILLPLLGQNDEPLMLAAIALALLKGILAFFLLMALGKWALPRLFDEVARSRSNELFVLSTLVVALVTGAFTQWLGLSMALGAFMAGMLLGESQYRRQLEADIRPFRDLLMGLFFISIGMMLDFALVIQFWWQILLILLAVVVGKALIIHGLLRLVGEPFRIAISTALSLAQVGEFSFVVLALAVSYGLLSNETSTMLVMVAVLSMSIAPWLVRHSVDIAKWLLGIRQSGHVDEVVPIITEDHDLVLILGYGRVGQTIARFLKTEAVPYLVLDLDPTRVSEARRAGEPIYFGDVCKRAILKQVGIKHAKMIVITFCETRSLEEALPLCKQLAPDAKILVRTRDDSELDMLQKAGANQVIPESLEGSLMLVSQVLHQCGVPLARILKRLESERRNHYQFLHGFFSGTETDFTLESLHAVLLHRGADAVGKQVADIDWELLRVELRAIRRSGAEVEHPEQDWVFRAGDILLIVGKPRRLEKAEAKLLHG
- the cspE gene encoding transcription antiterminator/RNA stability regulator CspE, which gives rise to MSKTTGIVKWFNEDKGFGFISPDNGGADAFVHFRAIVSEGFKTLAEGQKVSYEVEQGQKGPQAANVVVL